In Flavobacterium lacustre, a genomic segment contains:
- a CDS encoding IMPACT family protein — MKDTYNTIAFPSEETLFKEKNSKFFGYAFPIESEDEVKPITDHLRKQHPNACHYCYAYQLGADSITYRANDDGEPSNTAGMPIYGQIQSFGVTNILLVVVRIFGGVKLGVGGLISAYRLSAQLTLETCTIIEKTIDVHYTISFDYKNMNKVMRVIKEKKLEIVVQEMEINQDSGLPIGKIEIKTRKKNAETIFDIFNSMFEIDIKRL; from the coding sequence ATGAAAGACACTTATAATACTATTGCATTTCCATCCGAAGAAACCCTTTTTAAAGAAAAAAACAGTAAATTCTTTGGCTATGCCTTCCCTATTGAATCCGAAGATGAAGTAAAACCCATCACAGACCACTTACGAAAACAGCACCCGAATGCCTGTCATTACTGCTATGCGTATCAATTAGGCGCCGACTCAATAACTTACAGAGCAAATGATGACGGTGAACCAAGCAATACAGCAGGAATGCCAATATACGGTCAAATTCAATCTTTTGGAGTAACAAATATTTTATTAGTTGTTGTTCGGATTTTTGGTGGTGTAAAGTTAGGAGTCGGCGGATTGATTTCTGCTTACAGATTGAGTGCGCAACTCACACTTGAAACCTGTACAATAATTGAAAAAACAATCGATGTTCATTATACCATCTCTTTTGATTATAAAAATATGAATAAAGTGATGCGTGTTATTAAAGAAAAAAAACTTGAAATTGTCGTACAAGAAATGGAAATAAACCAAGATTCGGGGTTACCAATTGGTAAAATTGAAATCAAAACCCGAAAAAAAAATGCCGAAACAATATTCGACATTTTTAATTCAATGTTTGAAATCGATATAAAACGACTCTAA
- a CDS encoding acyl-CoA thioesterase, which produces MKDHQIEVRVRYSETDQMGVVYHGNYIPYFEIGRVEWLRNKGISYKSMEESGIALPIVSMNINYKKSARYDELLTVHTVFKSQSSVKIEFDCAIYNESKELLTTAQFILVFVSLKTGRPTAPPDYILELLKTME; this is translated from the coding sequence ATGAAAGATCATCAAATAGAAGTTCGTGTTCGCTATTCCGAAACCGATCAAATGGGCGTAGTTTACCATGGAAATTACATTCCTTATTTTGAGATAGGACGAGTGGAATGGCTTAGAAACAAAGGGATTTCGTATAAAAGTATGGAGGAAAGCGGTATTGCGCTACCAATTGTTTCCATGAATATAAATTACAAAAAATCAGCACGATATGATGAGCTGCTCACCGTTCATACTGTTTTCAAAAGTCAGTCGTCAGTGAAGATAGAATTTGATTGTGCTATTTATAACGAATCAAAAGAGTTATTAACAACTGCCCAATTTATTTTGGTTTTTGTGTCTCTAAAAACGGGTCGTCCAACAGCGCCTCCTGATTATATTTTAGAATTGTTAAAAACGATGGAATAA